One window of Chryseobacterium sp. JJR-5R genomic DNA carries:
- a CDS encoding bifunctional 4-hydroxy-2-oxoglutarate aldolase/2-dehydro-3-deoxy-phosphogluconate aldolase: protein MNATIRKIKDQKIIPLFYHESFEASEKIIKALYDGGIRIIEYTNRGSQALENFTKLKEISSTEFPGLLLGIGTVKNIKEMDGYAAAKADFIITPVISEELAKHAAEKKIMLVPGCFTPSDVNVAFQNGFRLVKIFPADALGKNYIKSIQPVFPEMNFMPTGGISADAEDIKNWLEGGAIAVGLGSSLIKTEFTAGQLTEKVRNLLQQLNQN from the coding sequence ATGAATGCAACCATCAGGAAAATAAAAGATCAGAAAATCATTCCTTTGTTTTACCACGAATCTTTTGAGGCTTCAGAAAAAATTATCAAGGCTTTATACGACGGAGGCATCCGTATAATCGAATACACCAATCGTGGAAGTCAGGCACTGGAAAATTTTACAAAGCTGAAAGAAATTTCATCCACAGAATTCCCCGGACTTTTATTAGGGATCGGAACCGTGAAAAATATAAAAGAGATGGATGGTTATGCTGCTGCAAAAGCAGACTTCATTATTACACCGGTGATCAGCGAAGAGCTTGCCAAACATGCTGCTGAAAAAAAGATCATGTTGGTTCCGGGATGTTTTACACCGTCGGATGTTAATGTGGCATTTCAGAACGGATTTCGTTTGGTAAAGATTTTTCCGGCAGATGCTTTAGGTAAAAATTATATCAAATCCATTCAGCCTGTTTTTCCGGAAATGAATTTTATGCCGACCGGGGGAATCAGTGCTGATGCCGAAGACATTAAAAACTGGCTCGAAGGTGGCGCCATTGCTGTCGGTTTGGGAAGTTCGCTTATCAAAACAGAATTTACGGCAGGGCAGCTTACGGAAAAAGTCCGGAATTTATTACAACAACTTAATCAAAACTAA
- a CDS encoding sugar kinase, translated as MTASKKILCFGELLLHFAPDSDGNWLNEQSFKVFTGGAEYNVAAALAQWKNPVKLLSALPGNFMGEQLQSQLRNKGIEILAEKNNGRIGTFYLPSDGDMQNASVVYDRFPSVFTQSDFSAFSMDEVLSEVKWLHISTITPALSENAYLKCLDLMKEASARSITVSLDLNYRAVLWQDKNPSDKIKHLMPFVNVLMGNIWSVQQFLDIPVKYGLNGSYDDQNLLKQAEQSASEIQGIYPDVEMIANTFRFTSGEEVHYFSTLYADGKLLVSQQYQSDKIEERVGSGDAFMAALIHGILKTNPPQQILEDATEVAFRKLFIKGDTINDRINIEEL; from the coding sequence ATGACAGCTTCAAAAAAAATACTTTGCTTCGGGGAGCTTCTTCTCCATTTCGCTCCGGACTCTGATGGAAACTGGCTGAATGAGCAGTCTTTCAAAGTTTTTACAGGCGGTGCAGAATATAACGTGGCTGCAGCCCTTGCACAATGGAAAAACCCGGTAAAGCTCCTTTCCGCTTTGCCCGGAAATTTTATGGGAGAGCAGCTGCAGTCCCAATTGAGAAATAAAGGGATTGAGATTCTCGCAGAAAAAAACAACGGCAGAATCGGGACCTTTTACCTGCCTTCGGATGGTGACATGCAGAATGCATCGGTGGTTTATGACCGTTTTCCATCGGTTTTCACACAGTCGGATTTCAGTGCTTTCAGTATGGATGAGGTGCTTTCAGAGGTCAAATGGCTTCACATCAGTACCATTACACCGGCTTTGAGTGAAAATGCATACCTGAAGTGTCTGGATTTAATGAAAGAAGCTTCTGCAAGAAGCATTACGGTTTCTCTTGACCTGAATTACCGCGCAGTACTCTGGCAGGATAAAAACCCGTCAGATAAAATAAAACATCTGATGCCTTTTGTGAATGTTTTGATGGGAAACATCTGGTCCGTTCAGCAATTCCTGGATATTCCCGTCAAATACGGATTGAATGGAAGTTATGATGATCAAAACCTTTTAAAACAGGCAGAACAGTCAGCATCAGAAATCCAGGGAATCTATCCCGATGTTGAAATGATCGCAAATACATTCCGCTTCACAAGTGGCGAAGAAGTTCATTATTTTTCCACCTTATATGCTGATGGAAAACTTCTGGTTTCGCAGCAGTACCAATCGGATAAAATTGAGGAAAGAGTAGGGAGCGGCGATGCATTTATGGCAGCATTGATCCACGGAATTTTAAAAACAAATCCACCGCAGCAGATTTTGGAAGACGCCACGGAAGTAGCTTTCAGAAAGCTTTTTATAAAGGGTGATACCATTAATGACCGTATTAATATTGAAGAATTATGA
- the uxaC gene encoding glucuronate isomerase, whose amino-acid sequence MTHATKNKEIFGESFLLESSKAENLYFGYAKDMPVIDYHNHLEPDVISGNRNFRSPTAIWLDGDHYKWRAMRNFGIEEKFISGNAGDEEKFRKWAETVPYTLRNPLFHWSHLELKNPFGITEYLSGNNSGAIYAKMDEALQSDTFRPQQLLQQFSVEALCTTDDPADSLEFHQTLKKSGCTIGVFPAFRPDAYIAFTDAEAYRKNIRKLEKTAGTGIRSASDLLEALQSRISYFHDHGARISDHGFEFFPDTTRWNGTLDHEFREFLNGDRALFSDPEALTGHLLKELCKMYAAKGWVQQFHIGATRNNNSGMLHRIGANTGYDAIGESYFAQRMSVMFDALNAEDRLAKSVIYTLNPTLNEVLATMAGNFNEEGIRGKIQFGAAWWFLDQLDGMEKQMNAVSNLGLISTFIGMLTDSRSFLSFSRHEYFRRLLCNMFGSEMERGLIPDDEKWVGRTIQDICYHNTKNYFGF is encoded by the coding sequence ATGACGCACGCTACTAAAAATAAGGAAATTTTCGGAGAATCGTTTTTGCTTGAGTCATCGAAAGCAGAAAACCTGTATTTCGGGTACGCGAAAGACATGCCTGTTATTGACTATCACAACCACCTTGAGCCGGATGTGATTTCAGGCAACCGGAATTTCCGTTCCCCGACGGCAATCTGGCTAGATGGCGACCATTACAAATGGAGGGCCATGAGAAATTTCGGGATAGAGGAAAAATTCATTTCCGGCAATGCCGGTGACGAGGAAAAATTCAGGAAATGGGCAGAAACAGTACCTTATACCCTTCGGAATCCCCTGTTTCACTGGAGCCACCTGGAGCTTAAAAATCCGTTCGGGATTACAGAATACCTTTCCGGCAACAATTCGGGAGCAATATATGCTAAAATGGATGAGGCGCTTCAGTCTGATACTTTCCGCCCGCAGCAGTTGCTGCAGCAGTTCAGCGTAGAGGCGCTTTGCACTACAGATGACCCTGCAGACAGTCTGGAATTTCATCAGACATTGAAAAAATCAGGCTGTACCATAGGAGTGTTTCCTGCATTCAGGCCGGATGCATACATTGCTTTTACGGATGCTGAAGCATACCGTAAAAATATTCGGAAACTCGAAAAAACTGCCGGCACCGGCATACGGTCGGCTTCTGATCTTTTGGAAGCTTTACAGTCGAGAATCAGTTATTTTCATGATCACGGAGCCAGGATCTCAGATCATGGTTTTGAGTTTTTTCCCGATACCACTAGATGGAACGGAACTCTGGATCATGAGTTCCGGGAATTCCTGAACGGGGACAGGGCTTTATTTTCAGATCCTGAAGCTTTAACCGGTCATCTGCTGAAGGAACTTTGTAAAATGTATGCCGCAAAAGGCTGGGTCCAGCAGTTCCATATAGGAGCCACCCGAAACAACAATTCCGGAATGCTTCACCGGATCGGTGCCAATACAGGCTACGATGCTATCGGTGAATCCTATTTTGCCCAGAGAATGAGTGTAATGTTTGACGCGCTTAATGCAGAAGATCGGTTGGCTAAATCAGTGATTTACACCCTTAATCCTACCCTTAACGAAGTACTGGCAACCATGGCCGGAAACTTTAATGAAGAAGGGATCAGAGGAAAGATACAGTTCGGCGCGGCATGGTGGTTTCTGGACCAGCTCGACGGAATGGAAAAACAGATGAACGCTGTTTCCAATCTCGGGCTGATCAGCACTTTTATCGGTATGCTGACCGATTCCAGAAGTTTCCTGTCATTTTCAAGACATGAATATTTCAGAAGGCTTTTGTGCAATATGTTCGGCAGCGAGATGGAAAGGGGACTGATTCCCGACGATGAGAAATGGGTGGGCAGAACCATTCAGGATATCTGTTATCACAACACAAAAAATTATTTTGGCTTTTAA
- a CDS encoding SDR family oxidoreductase, protein MNNIFSIEGKVAVITGASGVLGGSLAKRFLEAGARVVALGRSQETLDSRVKELTAPGGEALAVEANVMDIQSLEKAAEKIKEQYGRIDILLNIAGGNIPAATLSPEQSFFDMKIEGWNEVTDLNINGTVYPSYVFGKTMAEQGSGSIVNISSMAAYSAITRVAGYSAAKAAITNFTQWLASDVALKYGDKIRVNAVAPGFFIGDQNRAILLNPDGSLTDRSKKVIAKTPMQRFGEVEELHGAVQFLCSDAASFITGALLPVDGGFSAFSGV, encoded by the coding sequence ATGAACAATATATTCAGCATTGAAGGCAAAGTCGCTGTTATTACAGGAGCATCCGGCGTTTTGGGAGGCAGCCTGGCAAAAAGGTTCTTAGAAGCCGGGGCCAGAGTCGTTGCTTTAGGAAGAAGCCAGGAAACGCTTGACAGCAGGGTGAAAGAACTGACCGCTCCCGGAGGGGAAGCCCTGGCAGTAGAAGCCAACGTAATGGACATTCAGAGCCTTGAAAAGGCCGCAGAAAAAATTAAGGAACAATACGGCAGGATCGATATTCTGCTGAATATTGCAGGAGGGAATATTCCCGCTGCCACTTTATCTCCGGAACAGTCGTTTTTTGATATGAAAATAGAAGGCTGGAATGAAGTGACCGACCTCAACATCAACGGTACCGTTTACCCGAGTTACGTTTTTGGGAAAACCATGGCAGAGCAGGGGAGCGGGAGCATCGTCAATATTTCTTCCATGGCAGCCTATTCCGCCATTACACGGGTGGCAGGATATTCTGCAGCAAAAGCGGCCATTACCAATTTTACCCAGTGGCTTGCTTCAGATGTCGCTTTGAAATATGGAGACAAAATAAGGGTAAATGCCGTGGCACCCGGATTTTTTATCGGGGACCAGAACCGTGCTATCCTGCTGAACCCTGACGGTTCTTTAACCGACAGGAGTAAAAAAGTGATTGCCAAAACACCGATGCAGCGATTCGGGGAAGTAGAAGAGCTCCATGGCGCCGTGCAGTTTCTCTGCTCAGATGCCGCAAGCTTTATCACCGGGGCTTTACTGCCTGTAGACGGGGGGTTCAGCGCTTTCAGCGGAGTGTAA
- the uxuA gene encoding mannonate dehydratase, whose translation MEKTWRWFGKKDKIQLDMLRQIGVQGIVSALHDIQNGQVWPLEAINEYKEYIESHGLRWSVVESLPVSEAIKYGGEDRDALIENYIQSLENLGKAGVTTVCYNFMPVLDWARTDLYYQWEDGASSLYFDKAKFAYFEIHILERAGAEKDYDQDILAKVETLKNTVTKEAEQDLIDSVIVKTQGFVNGNIKEGDQDPVAKFKSLLALYDGIDKDRLRLNMKYFLEKIMPVCEQWNIHMCVHPDDPPFSLLGLPRIVTCEEDIDWFLNAVDNPHNGLTFCAGSLSAGLHNNVPELAKKYASRTKFVHLRSTNVFENGDFIEAMHLSGRGQLIDVIRVFEKENPSLPMRVDHGRLLTDDADKGYHPGYSFLGRMLALGQIEGVMAAVQNGMSKQ comes from the coding sequence ATGGAAAAAACATGGCGTTGGTTCGGTAAAAAAGATAAGATACAGTTGGATATGCTCCGCCAGATTGGAGTGCAAGGCATTGTTTCTGCCCTTCATGATATCCAAAACGGACAGGTGTGGCCTTTAGAAGCCATTAATGAATATAAAGAATATATAGAAAGTCACGGTCTTCGCTGGTCGGTAGTGGAAAGCCTTCCCGTAAGCGAGGCAATCAAGTACGGCGGTGAAGACCGGGACGCTTTAATAGAAAATTATATTCAGAGCCTGGAAAATTTAGGTAAAGCAGGCGTTACAACCGTGTGTTACAATTTTATGCCGGTACTGGACTGGGCGCGTACCGATCTGTATTATCAGTGGGAAGACGGCGCTTCGTCACTCTATTTTGACAAGGCAAAATTTGCCTATTTCGAAATCCATATCCTGGAAAGAGCAGGAGCCGAAAAAGACTATGATCAGGATATTCTCGCCAAAGTTGAAACTTTAAAAAATACCGTTACCAAAGAAGCAGAACAAGACCTTATTGATTCCGTTATCGTTAAAACCCAGGGGTTTGTCAATGGGAATATCAAAGAAGGGGACCAGGACCCGGTAGCTAAATTCAAAAGCCTGCTGGCTTTGTATGACGGGATTGATAAAGACCGGCTTCGCCTGAACATGAAATATTTTCTGGAAAAAATTATGCCCGTATGTGAACAGTGGAACATCCACATGTGTGTACACCCGGACGATCCGCCGTTTTCACTGCTGGGGCTGCCGAGAATTGTGACCTGTGAAGAAGATATCGACTGGTTTTTAAATGCCGTTGACAATCCGCACAACGGGCTCACATTCTGCGCCGGCTCACTGAGCGCGGGTCTTCACAATAATGTGCCGGAACTCGCTAAAAAATATGCTTCAAGAACAAAATTTGTCCATTTAAGAAGCACCAATGTATTTGAAAACGGGGATTTTATCGAAGCGATGCATCTATCCGGCAGAGGACAGCTTATCGATGTGATCCGTGTATTTGAAAAAGAAAACCCGTCACTTCCTATGAGGGTAGACCATGGAAGACTTTTGACGGACGACGCCGACAAAGGGTACCATCCCGGATATTCATTTTTGGGGAGAATGCTGGCATTGGGACAGATTGAAGGCGTAATGGCAGCCGTACAAAACGGGATGTCAAAACAATAA